Proteins from one Amycolatopsis endophytica genomic window:
- a CDS encoding DUF3558 family protein, whose protein sequence is MRSLVLVLVSAALLVTACGQGAAPAAGPTVPVPSTPPSPSPTGLAALNPCDLLSATDRSTAGLTSLGEEKTIGTARACDWTEPATFGVTVTLAEDAPLASLEIDKGTGKRVTVGEHKGFRVSDRRAGDGTCAVLLGIGDESSVQVDVTNAGFEDTSLACDRANTVARLIEPKLP, encoded by the coding sequence ATGCGAAGTCTGGTCCTCGTGCTCGTCTCGGCGGCGCTGCTGGTCACCGCGTGCGGGCAGGGTGCGGCGCCCGCCGCAGGGCCGACCGTGCCCGTGCCGAGCACGCCGCCGTCGCCGTCGCCGACCGGGCTGGCCGCGCTGAACCCGTGTGACCTGCTCTCGGCCACCGACCGCTCCACCGCCGGGCTGACGTCGCTGGGCGAGGAGAAGACGATCGGCACCGCGCGTGCCTGCGACTGGACCGAGCCCGCGACCTTCGGCGTGACGGTCACGCTCGCGGAGGACGCCCCGCTGGCCTCGCTGGAAATCGACAAGGGGACCGGCAAACGCGTCACCGTCGGGGAGCACAAGGGGTTCCGGGTGTCCGACCGCCGAGCGGGCGACGGCACCTGCGCGGTCCTGCTCGGCATCGGCGACGAGTCCAGCGTGCAGGTCGACGTGACCAACGCCGGCTTCGAGGACACCTCACTCGCCTGCGACCGGGCGAACACCGTCGCCCGGCTCATCGAGCCCAAACTGCCCTAG
- a CDS encoding AAA family ATPase, which produces MTSRTQPAAPGEYAGEQAHGQAPYHPSGATPAHGTPMSHNGHGELHETMRRIAGNVERVLVGKPEVVRVALVTLLAEGHLLVEDVPGVGKTSLAKALARSIDCTVSRIQFTPDLLPSDVTGVSIYNRQTSGFEFRPGPVFANIVVGDEINRASPKTQSALLECMEEKQVTVDTTTYRLDDPFMVIATQNPIEMEGTYALPEAQRDRFTARVSIGYPDAQAELAMVDEHAGHDPLADLQPVSDGATLQRLIQAVRNVHMAPEVRKYAVDLVAATRQVPEIRLGASPRATLQLVRSARAQAALSGRDFVVPDDLHAVAVPVLAHRLVLTTEAHAARRSATDVVRAVLHRVPVPQGGHPQTSGRR; this is translated from the coding sequence GTGACGTCGAGGACACAGCCTGCAGCGCCCGGGGAGTACGCGGGCGAGCAGGCGCACGGGCAAGCGCCGTATCACCCCTCCGGCGCGACCCCGGCCCATGGGACGCCGATGAGCCACAACGGCCACGGTGAACTGCACGAGACGATGCGGCGGATCGCCGGCAACGTCGAGCGCGTGCTGGTCGGCAAGCCCGAGGTGGTACGCGTCGCGCTGGTGACGCTGCTGGCCGAGGGTCACCTGCTGGTCGAGGACGTGCCGGGCGTCGGGAAGACCTCGCTGGCCAAGGCGCTGGCCCGCTCCATCGACTGCACGGTCAGCCGCATCCAGTTCACGCCCGACCTGCTGCCCAGCGACGTCACCGGCGTGTCCATCTACAACCGGCAGACCAGCGGGTTCGAGTTCCGGCCCGGCCCCGTGTTCGCGAACATCGTGGTCGGCGACGAGATCAACCGGGCCTCGCCGAAGACCCAGTCGGCGCTGCTGGAGTGCATGGAGGAGAAGCAGGTCACGGTCGACACCACGACCTACCGGCTGGACGACCCCTTCATGGTCATCGCGACGCAGAACCCGATCGAGATGGAGGGCACCTACGCCCTGCCCGAGGCGCAGCGCGACCGGTTCACCGCGCGCGTGTCGATCGGCTACCCCGACGCGCAGGCCGAGCTGGCCATGGTCGACGAGCACGCCGGTCACGATCCGCTGGCCGATCTCCAGCCGGTGTCCGACGGGGCCACCCTGCAGCGGCTGATCCAGGCGGTCCGCAACGTGCACATGGCGCCCGAGGTGCGCAAGTACGCCGTCGACCTGGTCGCGGCCACGCGCCAGGTACCGGAGATCCGGCTCGGCGCCTCGCCGCGCGCCACGCTGCAGCTGGTCCGTTCGGCGCGCGCCCAGGCGGCGCTGTCCGGCCGTGACTTCGTCGTCCCGGACGACCTGCACGCGGTCGCCGTCCCGGTGCTCGCGCACCGGCTGGTGCTGACCACGGAGGCGCACGCGGCCCGCCGCTCCGCGACCGACGTGGTCCGCGCGGTCCTGCACCGGGTGCCGGTGCCGCAGGGCGGTCACCCGCAGACCTCCGGCCGCCGGTAG
- a CDS encoding ESX secretion-associated protein EspG produces the protein MIRVSASAFDILWHDLGHARVPAPLDVRSVGTTGAERAEIRRAVYANLADRHLVDGDQVDPALEGRLATLATAEVYVECEALPELDAEVPFRAVAAAGGRRGVLAAQPSRTIGLSGIRDTEVFAAIVDLLPPLEPGPGHGVSLPADALTGGAASRSAERQREEVHAIRSRPVLGAGQFSVRVREDGRLRRTGGVSWFRTDLGAYLGTIAPGRGGVDWLTVTPTDSARLATRLTTLLP, from the coding sequence GTGATCCGGGTCTCGGCGTCGGCGTTCGACATCCTGTGGCACGACCTCGGGCACGCCCGGGTGCCCGCGCCGCTGGACGTCCGCAGCGTCGGGACGACCGGAGCCGAACGCGCCGAGATCCGCCGCGCGGTGTACGCGAACCTGGCCGATCGCCACCTCGTCGACGGTGACCAGGTGGACCCCGCGCTGGAGGGCCGTCTGGCGACGCTGGCCACGGCCGAGGTCTACGTCGAGTGCGAGGCGCTGCCCGAGCTGGACGCCGAGGTGCCGTTCCGCGCCGTGGCCGCCGCCGGGGGCAGGCGGGGCGTGCTCGCCGCGCAGCCGAGCCGCACGATCGGGCTGTCCGGCATCCGCGACACCGAGGTGTTCGCCGCGATCGTCGACCTGCTGCCGCCGCTGGAGCCGGGACCGGGCCACGGCGTGAGCCTGCCCGCGGACGCCCTCACCGGCGGCGCTGCCTCCCGGTCCGCGGAACGGCAGCGCGAGGAGGTCCACGCGATCCGGTCCCGGCCGGTGCTCGGCGCGGGCCAGTTCTCGGTGCGCGTGCGCGAGGACGGGCGCCTGCGCCGGACCGGCGGCGTGAGCTGGTTCCGCACCGACCTCGGCGCCTACCTGGGCACGATCGCGCCCGGGCGCGGGGGAGTGGACTGGCTGACCGTGACACCCACCGACTCGGCCCGCCTCGCCACCCGTCTCACCACCCTCCTCCCCTGA
- a CDS encoding PE-PGRS family protein — MNQVPEPVRRYESYSHEAMAAEVADGNDPAAAGQIGEQWAGLAARMRESARALTAISERAGEAFDGPAGEALRKTLAKAENWSGQATDLSFAVSDAVGRQAGIAARARDEMPPPVAYDPATMIRAAAASGDFAALAGLSEAMEQRRAAAEEARQKAIDVLNSRDAALRESVPGRFFDEPPELGQR; from the coding sequence GTGAACCAGGTGCCCGAGCCGGTGCGGCGGTACGAGTCCTACAGCCATGAGGCGATGGCGGCCGAGGTCGCCGACGGCAACGACCCGGCCGCGGCCGGGCAGATCGGCGAGCAGTGGGCCGGGCTGGCCGCCCGGATGCGCGAATCGGCGCGGGCGCTGACGGCGATCTCGGAGCGTGCGGGCGAGGCGTTCGACGGGCCCGCGGGCGAGGCCCTGCGCAAGACGCTGGCGAAAGCGGAGAACTGGTCCGGCCAGGCGACCGATCTGTCGTTCGCGGTGTCCGACGCGGTCGGCCGCCAGGCCGGGATCGCCGCCCGCGCCCGTGACGAGATGCCGCCGCCGGTCGCCTACGATCCGGCCACGATGATCCGGGCGGCCGCCGCGAGCGGCGACTTCGCGGCGCTCGCCGGGTTGTCCGAGGCGATGGAACAGCGGCGCGCGGCCGCCGAGGAGGCCCGTCAGAAGGCGATCGACGTGCTCAACTCCCGCGACGCCGCGCTGCGCGAGTCCGTGCCGGGCCGCTTCTTCGACGAACCGCCGGAGCTGGGGCAGCGGTGA